One Catharus ustulatus isolate bCatUst1 chromosome 2, bCatUst1.pri.v2, whole genome shotgun sequence genomic window carries:
- the TNFSF13B gene encoding tumor necrosis factor ligand superfamily member 13B has product MKSVDCVHVIQQKDTASSPSAPPGAASGATGLFSVTFLWLAMLLSSCLAAVSLYHVIILKTELEALRSELIYSVQARSPLDQPLVSPDERKAGIPVSPFLQVSAAGSAQESRLAGTGPAESFQKEIWNGSRNRGRRSVANTEEKVLQACLQLIADSKSDIQQKDDSSIVPWLLSFKRGTALEEQGNKIVIKETGYFFIYGQVLYTDTTFAMGHLIQRKKAHVFGDDLSLVTLFRCIQNMPQSYPNNSCYTAGIAKLEEGDELQLTIPRRRAKISLDGDGTFFGAVRLL; this is encoded by the exons ATGAAATCCGTGGACTGTGTGCACGTCATCCAACAGAAGGATACCgcctcctctccctctgcccccCCTGGTGCTGCTTCAGGCGCCACGGGACTTTTTTCTGTCACATTCCTGTGGCTTGCAATGCTCCTGTCCTCTTGTCTTGCAGCAGTGTCTCTTTACCATGTTATCATCCTGAAAACAGAACTAGAAGCTCTGCGCAGCGAGCTGATCTACAGCGTCCAGGCAAGGTCTCCGCTAGACCAGCCCCTCGTGTCCCCCGACGAAAGGAAGGCAGGTATCCCTGTTTCTCCCTTCCTGCAAGTGTCCGCAGCTGGCTCCGCACAG GAGAGCAGGCTTGCTGGTACTGGCCCAGCTGAGAGTTTCCAGAAGGAAATCTGGAACGGGAGTAGGAACAGGGGCAGGCGGTCTGTTGccaacacagaagaaaaag tgctgcaggcctGCTTGCAACTGATTGCTGACAGCAAAAGTGATATCCAACAGAAAG ATGATTCAAGCATTGTCCCTTGGCTCCTGAGCTTTAAAcgtggaacagctctggaagaacaaggaaataaaatagtGATCAAAGAAACAggttattttttcatatatgGCCAG GTTTTATATACAGATACAACATTTGCTATGGGACACCTAATACAGAGGAAGAAGGCTCATGTGTTTGGTGATGATCTCAGCTTGGTGACACTGTTTCGCTGCATCCAAAATATGCCACAGTCTTATCCAAATAATTCTTGCTATACTGCTG GCATTGCAAAATTAGAAGAAGGAGATGAACTTCAACTTACAATACCACGGAGAAGGGCTAAAATATCCTTGGATGGAGATGGTACTTTTTTTGGTGCAGTAAGACTCCTCTGA